The genomic segment CCTGAAAACACGCTGCCCCGCGCGTTGTGCAAGTACCGCGCCGTCACCGGTTCGTTGTTCTGCGCGCTGCGCACCTTGGAAAGCCGATTGGCCACGTCGTACTCGAACTCGTGCAGGCCGGCACTGGTGAGCGAGCCGTTGGCGTCCAGCGTGTACGTGACCGTGACGCCAGCCGTCGACATCGTGGCCGGTGTTGGTGATTTCGGTCGTCTGCCTCAAGGCCGAGCAGACCGTTGCTGGCCGCATCGACGTTCATCACCTGGCGGGTCGTCCGGGTGAGGCAGTCTGCACGAACTCGCCTGTGCGACATGGCACTTTGACATCGGCCCGTGAACGACCTGGAGACCAACTCACCTCTGATCGATATTGAACCGGTACTTGGTCGTTTCGTTCGCGTCAGCTGGAAACTCGCCGCTCTCCACACGCCGGGTTTTCAGAGCACCATTCTCAAAACGTAAGTTCGCTCTGTACGAAGTAGCTGCATCCCCCCCGCTGATTTGCAATATGAATGAGCGGGGCGTCTTCCCAATAAGTCGAATGGTTCTCGGCTCCGCCAGGTCCGCAAATGCCGAGAGCGGGACGATCTGCCGCTTACCCCCTTGCTCCACCATGATGCCGCCAATGCTCTCCTTCGAACAGGTATTTTCTACGCCCCATCCATAGGCAGTGCGGTCGAACAGACACGGCGGGTCCTTCAGCACAGTGACGCGCGCGGTCACATTGCTCTCAGGTAACGAAGCCTCCAATACTTTGATTGACACCGCGGATTGACCCGTCGCTGCAATCGTAGTCCACCACAGGCAGGCTCCAATAAAAGGCGGAAGCAACTCGTTGGATTTCACGGCATGACCTCCACGATCTCTCCTTGCGGTATTTGCGTGCGATTCGGCGGCAAGATGATGCAGCCTCTCGATGCATCATTTGCGCGATTGTTCCCGTGGGCGCGGAAAGAGTCGCAATCACGACCCGTGCCATGGCATGAATTTCCAGGTAACGGGACGAGGTTGATTGTGTTCATACCAGTGTTGCGGCTGTTGTAGGTAGTCCCCCACTCCCACTTTCCGGTTGGGATCGGACCAAGGTTCGGTAGGTGCTGTGCTGCCGGATTGTTTCGACCAGCACCGCCCAGCCAATACGGCAATTCGGTTAAAGCAAAGGCCGCCACTTGGCAGGACAGCAGCCGCGTGTAGACCTCGTCGGTCGGCGGCTGATCACGCATCTGGAGCACGTACCAAACCAAGTGAATGAGTACGCCCACCAGCCAAGCGATGAGCGTCCACCAGTAAATGCGCTGCGGCCGCTTCATGTTGTCCTCTTTCATGGCACGTTCGGCGGGTTGAATGGCCTCAGAGCATCCACCAGGCCTTGAGGCAGCGAACCCCCTTGCGGAACGTAGTACGTCGTCGCACCTGGCGCGCGCATCGCATCACGCGCCGCCCCTCCGGGGAAGGGCCACATACCAGTGTTCACGCCACCAGCACGCAGCGCCGAGTCGGTGCGCACAGCGCAGTTGTCGGGGATGCCAACACAGTTTTTTGCAGCCGTTGCCAGACAGGTTGTCGAGCGCAGCCTGGTCCTGCGCGGGCGTGCGCGGAATGAAAGTGGATCGTCTGATCGCGGTACTGCGCTTGGTCTGTGATGTACGACAGCGGTCCGCTTCCTAGCCCAGCGTTGTTGCCGTAGCTAAACATTCCCGAGCCTGTGACGCCTACGCCCGTGTGGCCAAACGGATTCGACCTCTCACGCGAACCTCCGGTGACCACAACGAAGTCAAGGCCCGTGGGATCAATGCGACTCAGGGGGTTCCCACCGACATAGGAGAACTCATTTGATAGCCTGATCGCGCCGCAGTCGCTGCACTGATGCTCTACCCTCATCGTGTCGGATGAAGAGGATTTCTAGTTGATATCTTTCTGCAAGAGCGCGCACAACACAGATCGCGCGGTCCCGCCCGACTTTGTCCCGGCATTCATCCGCACCTTGAAGCTCAAGAAAGAAGTCGACCTTTCTCCTCACTGCTTCGCTTTCTTTCCAAGAGCGCAAATAGCTGTAATCTGAGACGTAGAAGAAGTATGCAAGCGCTAGCCCAGACAATTTATTGCGATCAATGCGATGCCTCGTACGGATCACGTCGCATGTCTCATCTAGGCAGTACTCAGCCCAGTTCAGCCCTTTAGCGTGACCTAGCTTGGCAGGACCCTCAGGTATGGCACGTAACTCGTCCTCATATGCCGACTCACCCGACGCGAATACGCCAATCTGCGTCCAGGACAACCATACCAGGATGAGAGTCCGAAGAATCCTAATCATCGTGGGCCTCGATGTCACAACGCAGGGACGCCATTTCCTGGTGTGAGTTGGAAGTGCCAATGATCTCGGTTTGGATTGTTCGGGAACGTTTCAAAATGGCCCGCTCCGAATCCGCACGCCTTGGCACACATTTTCGCATCTGCGTCGGTGACCCCTTTGTTTGATTTTGGACCAGCGATATCGCAGGCCTCGCCCTTGTAGTGGTGCGATTTGGAGGAGTGACCTCCTTTTTCCGCGCCTCCAGTCGCGAGCAGATTCAGATTCAAATTGCCTGTAGTTCCCTTGAGGCAGGTTTCGAGGCAAACCAGCGCCGCAAACGTTTCTCCCTCTGGTGGCACCGTTGCGGGAGGTGGCTTATTAAACTCAAGCAATCCAGTGGGGTCAGTTGCCATCAGAGGCGAGTTCCGGACATAGCTGAATCTGTTCCATCCCCCTCGCAAGCCAATCGGATCCGGCTGCGTGTATCGCGCGCCATCTCTCGGGCTGTAGGACCGGAAGTAGTTGTAGTGCAGCCCCGACTCCCGATCCGCATACTGGCCCGGGTACCTGAGATTGAAGACGACATCCGGCACGTTGGTCGTGAACCCCTCCGACGGATGCGCGAACCTGTGCGCCGCCCTCCTCGGCTCCTCGTCGCCGAACGCGCTGAACTTCCATTGCCAGACCGGCCGGCCGCTGCTGTCGGTCAGGCGCCTGGGCGTGTTCAGGTGGTCGGCATGCACCGCGAAGATCGAGCCGTTGATGATGGCCGCCACCGGCATGGGGCCGCGTGGAGTGGGCAGCCAGACGTAGTTGGTGGAGCCGGTGCTGTGCGCCCCGCCGGTGCCGATCTCGGACAGCAATGAGCCGTCCTCGTCGTAGACGTAGGCGAAACCGAGCTGGTCGGCCTCCTGGGTCTTCGGGCTGAACATGCGCGAGAAGAACGTCACGATCGATTTCAGCAGCCCCTCGTCCTGTTCTACCGGGATGACATAGGCCGGGTCGGTCTTGAAGACGCGCTGCCCCAGCGCGTTGTGGGCATAGCGCGTCACCGGCGCTGTATCGCCGCTGCCGGCGGCCATCGAGGACAGCCGCCCCTCGGCGTCGTAGGCGTAGTGGCGCAGCCCGTCGCTGGTGAGGTCACCGTTGGCGTTGTAGCCATACGTGACCACCGCGGACACGGTGCCCGCAGTTCCGCTCGCCGTATGAGCGAACCCCAGAAGGCGGTTGCCGTCGCCATCGACGGTGTACTCGCGCTTCTGGATGTCGGCGCCTTCGGTCATGACGGAGCGCAGGCGGTTACCGTTGGCGTCGTAGCTGAAGGTCGTGTTCGCGGAGGCATTTCCGAAACTCGTGATGCGACCCACCGCGTCGTAAGCCACGGAGAAGGGAATAGTCACGAAGCTGATGCCGGTGCCGAGCGGGTCGCTGCCGGCGGGCTGGCCGAGTTGCTGAGCAAGGCTGGTGATGCGGCCGGCCGCGTCGTAGCCATAGCTGGAGATCTCGGTCGCGGTCACGCGTCCGGCCGTGTCGTAGCTGCGGCTGGCAGCCAGGGGAGCGGCAAAGGCCCAGGTCCAGCCGGTGGGCAGGCCCAGGGCGTTCCAGGTGATCCCGTTCACCAGTGGCGAGCCGTTCCAGTCCAGGCCGATGAGCTGCCCCGCTGGCGAGTAACGGTACTTCAGTTGCCCGCCCGTCGGATACGTGAGCGAGTCCGGCAGGCCTTGGGCGTTGTACGAATAGCCAGCGGTAAAGGTGCCGACGTTCGGCATGGTTTGCACCTTCCGGGTGACGCGCCCGAAGATGTCGCGCTGCCACTTCGTGGTGCCGCTGCGATCCTGCACCTCGCTCAGATGGCCGCGGCTCGCGTTCACCGTGCCGGGGGCGTCGAAGTCGGGACCGGTCAGGTCGTACCGCAGCAGGGTGGCGGCGCCATCTGCAAAGGTCAGTTGGGTCGGCCGTCCCAGCCCATCTCGCTGAATGGTGGTGACCTGGCCCAGCGCGTCCGTGATTTCCGTCGGCAGGCCCGCGGCGTCGTGGCGGGTCGCGCGCGATCCGATGTCGGCGCTGCTCTCGCCCGTGGCCTCGCCGAATGCGTTGCGCGCGTAGGTCGTGGTCGCGCCCTTGAAATCGGCGGCAGCCGTGATGCCGTCCAGGGCGTCGTACGCCAGGGTCGCGCGAGCATTCGCTGCATCGGTGACGGCGATGACTCTGCGCAGGCCGTCGATCGAATAGCTGGTGCTCTGACCCAGTCCGTTCGTCTGGCGGCTCAGGTCCGCATTGGCGTCGTAGCCGAACCCAAGGCTCTGGTTGCCGCCGAGCGTTTCGTTGGCGACGCGGTTGACCGCATTGATGGTGCGGGCCAGCTGCCACACGAGGTTGCCGGCGGCGTCGCGAAGCTGCTCGCTCGTGCGGTTGCCCATCGCGTCGAGCACGTAGACACCGTTCGCCCCCCGGTTGTCCGACCAGCCCACCAGACGGCGCGCGGTGTCATGGCGAAATGCGATCTGGTGACCGTTCGGCAAACGCACGGACTCGAGCAGCCCGGTCGACGCATAGGCGTAGGTGGTGCGCTCGCCGGCGCGATCGGCGCTCAGCAATCGCCCGCGCGAGTCATAGGCGTAGCTCGTGAACAGACCATTCGGCGCCGTGCGGCTGAGAACTCGGCCGCCCGCGTCGTGCGTGTAGCGTGTCAGTTGCCCCAGCGGATTGGTCTCGACCTCGAGGTTGCCAACGCCGTCGTACGCGTATTGCCATGTCCTGTTGTTGGGGTCGGTCGCGCTCGTGACGAGCCCCTGGGCATTCCACGTCCAGGACCAGGTTCGCGCCGCGCCCGTGCCGGTGTCGGCCACGGTTTCGGTGAGCTTGTTGCCGGCCTGGTCGTACGTGAAGGTGGTGCTGCGGCCCGGCCCCCGGATTTGCAGAGGCAACCGGTAGTTCGGATGCCACTGGGTCTCGGTGGTCCGGGCCTCGGGCCGGCCCGATGCGCGAGTCACCGAGACCGGCAGGCGCCGGCTGGCTTCCCAGGTGTAGAAGGTTTGAATCCCCAGGTAGTCCGTTTCGGAGGCAAGGAAGCCATTCGCGTCCTGCACGCGGCTCGCGGCATCGTCACTGCGCCCGGTGGGCTGCGTAGCGCCCGTGACCACGAGCTTGCCGTGCGCCGTGCCGTAGCTGAAGGTCCGCTGGGTCCCCAGCGGATCCGTGACAGTCGCGAAGCCATTGCCATAAGCGACGGAGTGCAGGTCCGCTCCCTGTGCATGCTGGGTGCTGATCGCGCGACCCAGGCCGTCGTAGGCAAAGCTCGCCAGCCGCACGCCCGATTCGTCGATGCCCGTGAGCAACTGTGGATAGGCCGCGTTGTCGTAGCGATAGGTTCGGGCATCGGCACCCGCAGCGCCGCCGATCACGGCCGTCAGGCGAGCGCCCGGCGACGTGCTTTCGTAGTGGTACAGGATGGCCTGTTCATCGGGGGCGGTGATGCCGGAGAGCTGGCCGGCCGCGTTGTACGCGAAGAGGAGCGATCGTCCGAACTGGTTGGTGACGGCGATCAGCAAGCCCGGCGCAGGTGCAACGTTGGGCGGCGTGCTGCTCGTGCTGTACGTGTAGGTCCTCACCCAGCCATTGCGCTGCGTTACCGATAGCAGGCGCCCCTTTGCGTCGAATTGGAAGGTGCTGTCGTCGTCATGCCGGCGGTACAGCAGGCCCGAGTCGGTGAGCGTCAGCGTGTCGGCCGCGTCGAGCGAGAGCCAGTTGCCCGTGACGGGGTCCTTCTGGAAGCTGCGCGCGGTTCCGTCCCCGAACACGACTTCAGCCGTGATGCCTGAATAGCCCACCGGCCCGCATGCGCCCGCATCGATGGTGCGAACGCCGAAGATCGTCCCCACGTGGGCGCCGTTCAGGTACTTGTGGATCTTGCAGTAGTCGCCCGTCGGGAGATAAGCGCCTGCGTTCGGCTCGCTTCCGTCGTGCATCTGGGCCACCCACGCGGGATCGAGCGAACCGGCATACAGCTGGCACGCCTGCAGGCGCGCGGCGGCCTTGAATCCGCGCGCCTGCGGCGGCACGAAATAGCGTGTGGCGCAGTCCACGGCGGGCGGGCTCTGTCGGACGAACACCGCGTGGTTGTGCGACCAGGTCCGCCCCAGCCCCGCATCCTGTGCGGCGGCCGGTCCCAGGCCGCGGCTGCTCTTGAAGGTCCGCACCAGATGCAGCGGATCGGCGCCCGAGTCGCTGTAGTCGTGCTCGTGCTGCAGCTTCTCGCCGGTGGCGGGCACGATCGGGTTGCCTGCGCACATGCCGGCCTGTGAAGGGCCGCCCGCCTCCGGTTCGGGCGTGTTGCCGGATGCGCACAGGCCGTTCTGCGAGCACAGGCTCAGGCCCCAGGTGGCGCTGAAGCTGCTCCAGATCGGGCTGCCGGCGTTGCGATAGTTCCAGCTGACGAAACATGTGGTCGGGGTGACGAGCGTGGCCACGTGCCCGGCATAGACGGCCGAGTAGCGGTCGCAATTCGGATGGACGGCCGCGGCGCCCTGGCAGGCTTCCTGCGGTGTGGAGTACCACGGCTGGGCCTCGTCGTTGCACATGGCCGGATTGGTCGTCTCGTTATTGCCATACGCCGGCACGGTGACGCGGTACTTCTCGGCCGCAACGGCACTGCCTGCAGTGCTACCCAACAGCACGAAGAACGCGGCCATTTCCATGCATCGCCGCGCGAACGCTCTCCACTGGTCCATGTCCCACCCCTCCTGAAGGTCAGCAGGGAATGCTTGACTTCAGGGTGGCGAGGGAGGAAGGCTCAAGGTCCTGCCGACCGGCTGGCTAGGGATTACCCGCAGCATTGTTCGCGAACCGCGAACGACACAGTCTTCATCCGACGCCTACCGCTGCGCCAACCCGCTTCCTACAGTTCGGGCCTCGCAGCAGCACGCTGCGCCTGCAACGAGGAGACGACGATGGCCGTGGCCTACCAGACGAAATTCGGCTCGCTTGCGAGCTACGACAAGGGACGCGTCGAACCGATCACGGATGACGTGCGCAACTACGCGTTCTCCAACTGCTTCGAGATCGCATCGAAGAGCCGCCCGTACGAGCGCGTGGTGTTCGGGCAGAACCAGGTCTACGTGATGGAGGTCGTGCGCGCCGAAGGCACGTCCCCCTGGTTCACCTGCGCGCACGACGAGTTCGCGCTGTGCATGGACGGCGAAGTCGAGGTGCACCTGGTCAAGCTCGATGCGCAGCAGCAGGTGCCCGACGCCGAGCACAACGGCGCCGTCCTGGTCGAGGGCGAGCCGAAGGGCGCACGCATGGGCTGGATGAAGCTTCGCCGCGGCCACCAGGGGATGCTGCCGAAGAACTGCGCGTACCAGTTCCGCTCGGCCAGGCCGGCCGTCCTCATCGTGCAGACCTGCAAGGGCCGCCTCTCCGTCGAGAAGTGGACCGAGATCTGCCAGACGAAGTAGCGGGAAGGAGAACACGCCATGAACGCACCGACCGAACTCGCCAAGGTCATCGCCTCGCAGCCCGACGCGACCATGGGCTACAAGAGCTTCTCGCTGGGCAGCTTCAAGTTCGCGCGCGACGAGTACTTCGCGCACATCCGCTGGACCACGCGCGACGGCCGACCGCTGTCGCACACGATGGACATCGGCAACTTCATGCGCGCCCTGATGCGCGACGTGGCCTGGGGCTTCTTCTACGGCTGGGTCAACTTCGACCACGTGATCGGCACCGTCAACCACTACAAGTCGGTCGACCTGTATGCCGGCAGCTTCAACGGCACGATGAAGGAAGCGGGGGTGGACCTGCTGGAGAACTTCCCGACCGACCAGATCCGCGCCACCTTCGAGCAGATGCTCGACGACTGGACCAACGAAGGCTTCGACCCCTTCGCCGCGCCGCAGGAAACCGGCACGCCCTACGGCCGCAAGCGCGGCCACAACCGGCCGGCCATCACGCGTGCCCGCGAGCTGGCCACGCGCTGCGTGGGCCTGAAGGGCGACCTGCCGCTGCGCACCGACGAACGCGGCGCACCCGTCAACCGCGCCTTCGCCGACGTGCCGCAGGACCATCCGGAGCTGC from the Ramlibacter henchirensis genome contains:
- a CDS encoding hydroxyquinol 1,2-dioxygenase; its protein translation is MAVAYQTKFGSLASYDKGRVEPITDDVRNYAFSNCFEIASKSRPYERVVFGQNQVYVMEVVRAEGTSPWFTCAHDEFALCMDGEVEVHLVKLDAQQQVPDAEHNGAVLVEGEPKGARMGWMKLRRGHQGMLPKNCAYQFRSARPAVLIVQTCKGRLSVEKWTEICQTK
- a CDS encoding hydroxyquinol 1,2-dioxygenase, with the translated sequence MNAPTELAKVIASQPDATMGYKSFSLGSFKFARDEYFAHIRWTTRDGRPLSHTMDIGNFMRALMRDVAWGFFYGWVNFDHVIGTVNHYKSVDLYAGSFNGTMKEAGVDLLENFPTDQIRATFEQMLDDWTNEGFDPFAAPQETGTPYGRKRGHNRPAITRARELATRCVGLKGDLPLRTDERGAPVNRAFADVPQDHPELHPEPGFENEVHAFNLFAFLSRSQVTWNPSFTSVVKHSYMCPTTEEHILPIIHGNDRVEWFFQMCDEIHWDCADKNTGKPLARVIMKAGDMAAMPAYCRHQGYSPKRSMLLVWENGSPTLVYEIQKGEAPEVPVKF
- a CDS encoding RHS repeat-associated core domain-containing protein, which encodes MDQWRAFARRCMEMAAFFVLLGSTAGSAVAAEKYRVTVPAYGNNETTNPAMCNDEAQPWYSTPQEACQGAAAVHPNCDRYSAVYAGHVATLVTPTTCFVSWNYRNAGSPIWSSFSATWGLSLCSQNGLCASGNTPEPEAGGPSQAGMCAGNPIVPATGEKLQHEHDYSDSGADPLHLVRTFKSSRGLGPAAAQDAGLGRTWSHNHAVFVRQSPPAVDCATRYFVPPQARGFKAAARLQACQLYAGSLDPAWVAQMHDGSEPNAGAYLPTGDYCKIHKYLNGAHVGTIFGVRTIDAGACGPVGYSGITAEVVFGDGTARSFQKDPVTGNWLSLDAADTLTLTDSGLLYRRHDDDSTFQFDAKGRLLSVTQRNGWVRTYTYSTSSTPPNVAPAPGLLIAVTNQFGRSLLFAYNAAGQLSGITAPDEQAILYHYESTSPGARLTAVIGGAAGADARTYRYDNAAYPQLLTGIDESGVRLASFAYDGLGRAISTQHAQGADLHSVAYGNGFATVTDPLGTQRTFSYGTAHGKLVVTGATQPTGRSDDAASRVQDANGFLASETDYLGIQTFYTWEASRRLPVSVTRASGRPEARTTETQWHPNYRLPLQIRGPGRSTTFTYDQAGNKLTETVADTGTGAARTWSWTWNAQGLVTSATDPNNRTWQYAYDGVGNLEVETNPLGQLTRYTHDAGGRVLSRTAPNGLFTSYAYDSRGRLLSADRAGERTTYAYASTGLLESVRLPNGHQIAFRHDTARRLVGWSDNRGANGVYVLDAMGNRTSEQLRDAAGNLVWQLARTINAVNRVANETLGGNQSLGFGYDANADLSRQTNGLGQSTSYSIDGLRRVIAVTDAANARATLAYDALDGITAAADFKGATTTYARNAFGEATGESSADIGSRATRHDAAGLPTEITDALGQVTTIQRDGLGRPTQLTFADGAATLLRYDLTGPDFDAPGTVNASRGHLSEVQDRSGTTKWQRDIFGRVTRKVQTMPNVGTFTAGYSYNAQGLPDSLTYPTGGQLKYRYSPAGQLIGLDWNGSPLVNGITWNALGLPTGWTWAFAAPLAASRSYDTAGRVTATEISSYGYDAAGRITSLAQQLGQPAGSDPLGTGISFVTIPFSVAYDAVGRITSFGNASANTTFSYDANGNRLRSVMTEGADIQKREYTVDGDGNRLLGFAHTASGTAGTVSAVVTYGYNANGDLTSDGLRHYAYDAEGRLSSMAAGSGDTAPVTRYAHNALGQRVFKTDPAYVIPVEQDEGLLKSIVTFFSRMFSPKTQEADQLGFAYVYDEDGSLLSEIGTGGAHSTGSTNYVWLPTPRGPMPVAAIINGSIFAVHADHLNTPRRLTDSSGRPVWQWKFSAFGDEEPRRAAHRFAHPSEGFTTNVPDVVFNLRYPGQYADRESGLHYNYFRSYSPRDGARYTQPDPIGLRGGWNRFSYVRNSPLMATDPTGLLEFNKPPPATVPPEGETFAALVCLETCLKGTTGNLNLNLLATGGAEKGGHSSKSHHYKGEACDIAGPKSNKGVTDADAKMCAKACGFGAGHFETFPNNPNRDHWHFQLTPGNGVPAL